A genomic window from Silene latifolia isolate original U9 population chromosome 11, ASM4854445v1, whole genome shotgun sequence includes:
- the LOC141611852 gene encoding uncharacterized protein LOC141611852, whose translation MVEDSKDAEKEPPQQQQQLQVQQQHYTRKPSVNEDFTRTIAKIAVAQICENEGFQGFQQSALEALSDVAIRYLKELGKASNLYCNLAGRSECNVFDLIQGLEDLGFVQGFPGASDVHRSLPNSGVVKEIQQYVNFVENVPFAFHLPRFQVSKQFNSPSTFLQFGDKDKPLAEHIPPWLPPFPLGENQTDGFPAEHVDGPKVDEAVELVKDEQRDLHLVRNDRIEAKVNPFLAPPLRYGDKEVSFVEPPSIFFLRNHGSMMGTYGEMTENEGLPKELCEIEASKNTLRSDERPPVRFQFSKAKKSPTSSDISGLIKRNQNPSGFFRIEEGEDDKKSWAHECLKVSSEIQQLDGQ comes from the coding sequence ATGGTGGAGGACTCTAAAGATGCTGAAAAGGAAcctccacaacaacaacaacaactacaagtacaacaacaacattacacTCGAAAGCCGTCAGTTAACGAGGATTTCACTCGTACAATTGCCAAGATTGCAGTAGCGCAAATCTGCGAAAACGAGGGATTCCAAGGTTTCCAGCAATCTGCTCTGGAAGCTCTTTCGGATGTTGCGATTCGATATCTCAAAGAACTCGGTAAAGCTTCAAATCTGTACTGTAATTTAGCTGGTAGATCAGAATGTAATGTCTTTGATTTAATACAAGGATTAGAAGATTTAGGGTTTGTTCAAGGTTTTCCTGGTGCTTCTGATGTTCATCGTTCGCTTCCCAATTCAGGGGTTGTTAAGGAGATTCAACAGTATGTTAATTTTGTTGAGAATGTACCCTTTGCCTTTCATCTTCCCAGGTTTCAGGTTTCCAAACAATTTAACTCGCCTTCCACTTTTTTGCAATTCGGAGATAAAGATAAACCCCTCGCGGAACATATCCCACCCTGGTTACCTCCGTTTCCGCTAGGTGAAAATCAGACAGATGGTTTTCCTGCTGAGCATGTTGATGGTCCTAAAGTAGATGAGGCAGTTGAGCTGGTAAAGGATGAACAGCGGGACCTGCATTTGGTCCGTAATGATAGGATAGAGGCTAAGGTTAACCCGTTTCTTGCTCCACCTTTGCGATATGGTGACAAGGAAGTTTCTTTCGTTGAACCCCCATCCATATTTTTCCTGCGAAATCATGGTAGTATGATGGGTACATATGGTGAGATGACTGAAAATGAAGGTCTGCCGAAGGAGTTATGTGAGATTGAGGCGAGTAAGAATACATTAAGATCAGATGAGAGGCCCCCTGTGAGATTTCAGTTTAGTAAGGCCAAGAAGTCCCCGACTAGTTCTGACATCTCTGGCCTAATTAAGAGAAATCAGAACCCTTCGGGTTTCTTTAGGATTGAAGAGGGGGAAGATGATAAGAAATCATGGGCCCACGAATGTTTGAAGGTGTCTTCAGAGATACAGCAGTTGGATGGCCAGTAG